The nucleotide window GCCTGGAGAAGCTCCACAGGATCGCGTGCCTGACCAATGATCAGATCAAGCCGCTGCGCATCCAGTTCAACTCGATCTTTACCGCGATCCTCAAGCTCGAACTCGCAAAGCGCCGCGGCGAATAGTACGACGCCCCTGCCCACCGCCCACCGCCCACTGGAGAGTGAAATGGCTCTAAGCGCATCCCAGCTCGGAAAAGACATCTTGGCCGCCTTCAAGGGCGTCTTCAAGAAGCAATGGCCCGACATCAAGGAGTACGGCGAAGCGGAGGCCAAGAAAATGGCCCAGGCCCTCCTCATGATCGAAGCCCTCACGGCTTCGGGCAAGATCAACGGGGAGCAGGCGGCGCTCCATCTGGATATCCAGAAGAACGCGAGCCGCGCCGTTCTTTTGACCATCGAAGGGCTGGGCATTCTCGCGGCCGAAGCGGCGATCAATGCGGCGCTCGACGCGGTCAAGGAATCGGTGAATACCGCCCTGGGATTCACACTGCTTTAGATCCAACGCGCCTGCCGGCAGAGGCGAGCAACGCAGCCTGGCGGCTCCGGCGAGAATGGGTGACCAGCTCCTTCCGGCGACCTCCCGGTATCGCGTCGCCTGGGCGCCTACCGAATGCGCTCCTGCGAAGCTTTGGGCAAACCCGTCTCGGGCCCCGCCTGCGCCGCCGTGGACGCAAGCGATCAGCGATCAACGGTTCACGAGGACTTTCCATGACCGAATCAACACGGGTTTTCCGCCGCTATACCGACCTGGCTTCGCTGCTGGACTTACTGCGCCGCAAGGCCATCACGCTGCTGCCGCCCGATACCTGGGACGACCGGAACGACCGGCTCATGATGCAGACCTATGCGGACTGCCGGAAGCTCGGGACGTTGCGGGCCCTGTGCCTGACGAGCCGCGGCGAGACCTACCACCACTGGAAGGTCTTCACCGACAGGAGCAACGGCGTCTGCATCCAGTTCCTGCGACAGGAATTCACCGAGGCCATGCGGGCCGCAGGAGTCAGGGTCAGAAAGGTCAAGTACCTGAAGCTGGACGAGCTCGACGGCGAGAGGCCACCCATCGCGCGGCTACCCTTCCTGAAGCGTTTCGGCTATGGCGATGAAGGCGAGTACCGGGCCGTCTATGAGAACGAGGCCGTCGAGGAGGGACCGAAGCGCGTCAAGGTCGACCTCGCCATCATCGAGCGGATCAGCCTGAACCCCTGGATGCCGAAGCCGGTCTTCGAGTCGGTGCGCGCCGCTATTCTGGACGCGTGCGGCGAGTTCGCGTGCCCGGTCATCAGCCACTCGTCGCTCATCGAGAGCCAAGGCTGGCGCGAGTTTGCCCGGCGCTACAAGGCAAAGTCCCATCGTGCCTGACGGACCTCACCGAACGCATGCCTCGCCGTCGCACGCCCCGCCCGGATCCGGAGCTCCGCGAACTCGGGCAGGACGAATGCGTCCACTACCGCGACCGCCTTCGGGAGGCTCGCTACACGGCGCTGGCGGATGCGGAAGGCTTTGGCGCCATCTGTTTCGCACTCGAGTCGCTCGGCCTGCGGCTGCTTGGCGAGCAAGCCGCGCTGGAACGCTACAAACCCCGCATCGCGGTACGCGCGCGGAAAGCCCCTGTCCTGACGGCGCTGGCCATGAGCTTCCCTTCGACGTTCAAGCCCTTCGACGCGCTCTTCCGGACGGTCCAGGCCGCGCGCAACGACGCCATGCACACCGGCGCCTACGCGCGCCATGCGACCGATGCCGCCATCGCGCTGTGCATCGGGCTGGAGGACGCGCTGATGGCTGATGTAGAAAGAACCGTGGGCAACCTGATGGTCGCGTCACCCGTGACCGTCATGCAGTGGCAACCCGTCGCCCATGCCCGGCAACTCATGCTGATGCACTCGTTTTCTTTCTTGCCGGTGCGTCTCGAGGGATCATGGTCCCTGATCTCGGAGCTCGGCCTGGCCAAGTACCTGGGCGCTGCAGGGACAAAGAGGGCTCGCCTGGGCGAGACCATTGAGCACGCCAGGGCCGCGGGCCTGGAACTGGTGCAACTGCGCGATGAGGATCTGCTGCGGGTGGACATGCCCGTGGACGAGGTGTTGCAGAGATCGCGGGTCCGCGACGGCCCGATGCTCTGGCTGGTGGTGGACAAGGAGCGCCCAGAACACCTCGCTGGCGTCTTGTCGCCGTTCGAGCTGATGTAGCGCTCGTGCAAAACCGACAAGGAGCGGTTCTTTGTCAGCCGCCGGGCGCCATCCCAGTGGCCGACGGCAACTGCCCGGTGGCCCAGTCATCGTCGATCATTGCCTCGGCCACGTTGCGCGGCAGCGGCTTCCAGTTCTGCGTGGAGTCCGGGATATCCTTCTTGAACCACCACGCCAGCACCGCGAGCGCCTTGTGCCGGTGCTTGAGCGTGAGGTCTTCTCCGTCCCAAGCCCAGAGCTCGTAGTGCCAATCCTTAGAGATGAGGACATGGCACGCCTTCGATGTCCCGAAACGCGGAACGGAAACGCGGATCTCGAATCCCCCGCGAACGGCGCGCGTCAGCAGCTCTTTCGCCGGGGCGGGCAAACGATAGTACGAGACCTTGGCCTTGAGCAGCCGCGCGTCGCCGCCTTTCCGGGCTATCAGCCAATTCTTCCCGGCCACCAGCCGGTGATTTCCGTTGCCAACCTGGCAGGCGCCCCCTACGCATTGGAGACGCAGCTCGCGCCTGCTGCCCGGTGCAGGAAACTCCTTGTCCCTCAGTTCCGACTCGAAATAGCCGAAGATCTCGCTGGGCCACCCGTCCCCCCTGATATTTGCGAGGGCCTGGGTCCAGCTATCGCCGGTCTTCCAGAAGTCTTTCCGGCCCAGCGCCACAACAGATCTGAGCGGCACGTCGATAAAGCACTCGCAATGGCTTGCGGCATCCGCCAGGTTGTACAAGCCGATCTCGCTGTCCAACCAGACGATTCGCGCCAGCTCAGGATGCCGGCAATCCTCAGCCGCTTCTTTGATGGTTTCTATTGGCGTCGCGGTCATTGTCTGCATTGGAGTGTGTTGGGCAGGCACCCTTCCCTGCGGATCGCATGTCCCCATGAAGAATCAGTGCCGGCGTCGGCGCGGCTCGTCCATGCCGTGCCGGCGTAGCCTTATGGGGAAACCACCATCGCCGATTTGCGACCCGGGCCGTCATGCCCGCGAGGCGCATCGATGCCCTGCCGCCGCCATGCCCGGTCACCGCAGGCGGGTGCATCCGCCCCGCAGCATGGGCCATCGGCGCGACTGCGGCGGGCGAGCCGCGTCCGCGCTCATCAGAAACTGTAGCGCGCACCCACGAAGAAGTGCCTTGCGGGGCCCGGCACGAAGCTCGGCGCGCTCAGCCCCGACGTGGCATCCTCGGCCGAGAGGCCACGCACCACGTAGGCGGTCTGGTAGGTCTTGTTGGTGATGTTGTGCAGGTCGAGGTACACCTCCCACTGCTTGGTGGGCCGCCACGTGACGTTGGCGCCGAGCAGCAGGAACTTGTCCTGCTTGAGGCCGCCGTTGTAGTGGTCGATGTGGGTGTCCTTGGGCTGCCAGCGGGCATTGAGGCTGAAGCCGAGCTTGTCGTTGACCTGGTAGCCGATTTCGCCCATGAGCAGATGCACGGGCACGCCCGCGATCTGCTTGCCGTCGTAGCGGCCGCCCTTGAAGCGGAAGTGGCTGTAGTTGTACACGCCGCGGAAGCTGACCGAATCGGTGCGGGTGAAGACGCCGCGCGGGGTGCGGGCGTTCAGGCCCAGCTCGATGCCCTGGTGGACGGTGTCATGGTCGTAGTTGACGGTGGTGCCGTCGATGGCGAAGTTCTGCACTTCGGCGATCAGCTCGTTCTTGACGCGCGAGTAGAAGTAGGTGGCTTCCCAGGCGATGGGGCCGGTGCGCTGCGAGGTGCCGATCTCGAACGTGGTGGCCTCCTGCATCTTGAGCGGCTTGGTCATCAGGTACAGGCTGTTGGGCGATGCGGGCACGCTGCCGGGGCCGAGGTCCACGAGCTGCCAGAAGGTGGGTGCCTCGGAGCTGCGGCTGATGTTGGCGTAGTAGCGCTGGTGCTCGGCGGGCTTCCAGATCAGGCCGACCTTGGGGTTGAAGGCCTTGTAGTCGAGGTCGCTGTCGAGCAGGCCGGGCGCGCGCAGGTCGGCGACCTTGCGGCGGTTGTAGACGTACTGCCCGGCGGCGAGCGCCTGCAGGGTGTCGGACAGGTCATGGATGACCTGGCCGCCCGCGACGACGTTGGTGGCGTCGAGGTCCACGCTGCCGAAGGTGCGCACGAGGCTGCCGTCGTCGGGGTGCACCATCCAGTAGTCGCGCGGCATGGTGCCGGTGTTGGCCGATACGAAGCCTTCCAGCCGGGTCTTGCGGCCGTTGGCGCGCGTGAGGGTGTGGTCGATGGATGCGTCGAGCCCGTAGTTGCGGGCCTTGGTGTTGGCCTGCCAGGCGGGGCCTTTGAGCTTGTCATCGACGTGCTCGGCGTAGAAGCCGAGGGAGCCGTTGGTGGCGTCGCCGTACCAGTTGGTCTTGTTGGCGATGCGCACCTGCTCGGTGTCGCGCATGGGCTTGCGCACGCGCACGTTCAGGAAGTCCTCGATGGAGCGGTTGTTGGGGTCGGCGTAGTCGCCGATGACCGAGCGCGGGTCGGACAGCGCGCGTTCCTTGGTGAGCAGGAACGGCACGTCGAAGTGGTTGTCGGTGTAGTTGACGTAGGTGCGGTTGGCCCAGGTGCCCCGGTCGATGCCGATGTTGAGCCCGAGGTTGCTGCGCTCGCCGCCGCTGTGGCTGCGCCAGCCGTCCGATTCCTGGCGGCTGGCGCGCAGGTAGATGTCCCATTCCTTGTTCTCGCCGAACTGGCGGCCCAGCGCAGCCGCCGCCTTGCGGGCGCCCCAGGAGCCAGCCTCGACGTTGATGGAAGAGAGGCTGTTGCGGCCGTTGCGCTGGCTGAAGTCGATGGCGCCGCCCAGGGTGGTGCCGCCGTAGCGCAGGGCATTGGAGCCGCGGTAGACGCTGATGTACTGCGCCTGCTCGG belongs to Acidovorax sp. YS12 and includes:
- a CDS encoding DUF2971 domain-containing protein, with the protein product MTESTRVFRRYTDLASLLDLLRRKAITLLPPDTWDDRNDRLMMQTYADCRKLGTLRALCLTSRGETYHHWKVFTDRSNGVCIQFLRQEFTEAMRAAGVRVRKVKYLKLDELDGERPPIARLPFLKRFGYGDEGEYRAVYENEAVEEGPKRVKVDLAIIERISLNPWMPKPVFESVRAAILDACGEFACPVISHSSLIESQGWREFARRYKAKSHRA
- a CDS encoding TonB-dependent receptor; the protein is MTQLRMRPLAAAIVAGLLAGGYAHAQQKPEAQATLPSVTIKESGGAAAIQKGELQQTLQQVPGGTNLIDLDQHTGSQSTVAKVLDFEPGIIIQEFFGGNDQPRLNIRGSGIQDNPVSRGIQVLQDGLPLNQADGSFIMGLFDPEQAQYISVYRGSNALRYGGTTLGGAIDFSQRNGRNSLSSINVEAGSWGARKAAAALGRQFGENKEWDIYLRASRQESDGWRSHSGGERSNLGLNIGIDRGTWANRTYVNYTDNHFDVPFLLTKERALSDPRSVIGDYADPNNRSIEDFLNVRVRKPMRDTEQVRIANKTNWYGDATNGSLGFYAEHVDDKLKGPAWQANTKARNYGLDASIDHTLTRANGRKTRLEGFVSANTGTMPRDYWMVHPDDGSLVRTFGSVDLDATNVVAGGQVIHDLSDTLQALAAGQYVYNRRKVADLRAPGLLDSDLDYKAFNPKVGLIWKPAEHQRYYANISRSSEAPTFWQLVDLGPGSVPASPNSLYLMTKPLKMQEATTFEIGTSQRTGPIAWEATYFYSRVKNELIAEVQNFAIDGTTVNYDHDTVHQGIELGLNARTPRGVFTRTDSVSFRGVYNYSHFRFKGGRYDGKQIAGVPVHLLMGEIGYQVNDKLGFSLNARWQPKDTHIDHYNGGLKQDKFLLLGANVTWRPTKQWEVYLDLHNITNKTYQTAYVVRGLSAEDATSGLSAPSFVPGPARHFFVGARYSF